Proteins co-encoded in one Spiroplasma gladiatoris genomic window:
- a CDS encoding rhodanese-like domain-containing protein — MQGISVEEFRLIENDPNILIIDVRTDYEYKSLPKVPNSINYEISLLISNYEKIVGQDKSRLIVTVCNAGNRSGESAEFLRQKGYNAKVLIGGAYAYNRKK; from the coding sequence ATGCAAGGAATAAGTGTTGAAGAGTTTAGATTAATAGAAAATGATCCTAATATTTTAATAATTGATGTTAGAACAGATTATGAATATAAATCATTACCAAAAGTACCAAATTCTATTAACTATGAAATAAGTTTATTAATATCAAATTATGAAAAAATTGTAGGTCAAGATAAATCTAGATTAATTGTTACAGTATGTAATGCTGGTAATCGTAGTGGTGAGTCTGCTGAATTTTTGAGACAAAAAGGTTATAATGCAAAAGTATTGATTGGTGGAGCTTATGCTTATAATAGAAAAAAATAA
- a CDS encoding NAD(+)/NADH kinase has product MQKFTIVSNDYEITKKSVEKLKSTLIDKKYIQDDINPEIVFVIGGDGTFLKAVHLYQNILEKVKLIPFKFGGIGYYTNKNELKNIEKILEALEKNLLFENSYQLLEVINGSKTHYIINEIRILNERKPLYTKIYINDEYLETFHGTGLVISTSTGSTGYIKSAGGSVILPKNAGLFQIQELVPVSTNRFRTLNSPIILNDKYVVKLEFETNQDILICDTQEREMKSNFLSIKVSHKKVNILSHNNPDLISEINILREIFIIDKKEVK; this is encoded by the coding sequence ATGCAAAAATTTACAATAGTGAGTAATGATTATGAAATTACAAAAAAATCTGTAGAAAAACTTAAATCAACTTTAATTGATAAAAAGTATATTCAAGATGACATTAATCCTGAAATTGTTTTTGTAATTGGAGGGGATGGAACTTTTTTAAAGGCGGTACACTTATATCAAAACATTTTAGAAAAAGTTAAGTTAATTCCTTTTAAATTTGGTGGAATAGGCTATTATACAAACAAAAATGAGTTAAAAAATATTGAAAAAATTCTAGAAGCGCTTGAAAAAAACTTATTGTTTGAGAATTCTTATCAACTTTTAGAAGTTATAAATGGATCAAAAACTCATTATATTATTAATGAAATTAGAATATTAAACGAAAGAAAACCTTTATATACAAAGATTTATATAAATGATGAGTATCTTGAAACTTTTCATGGAACAGGTTTAGTGATTTCTACTTCAACTGGAAGTACAGGTTATATAAAATCAGCTGGAGGAAGTGTAATTTTGCCTAAAAACGCTGGATTATTTCAAATTCAAGAATTGGTTCCTGTTAGTACAAATCGTTTTAGAACATTAAATTCTCCCATTATATTAAATGATAAGTATGTAGTTAAGTTAGAGTTTGAAACTAATCAAGATATATTGATTTGTGACACTCAAGAAAGAGAAATGAAAAGTAATTTTTTATCTATTAAAGTTAGTCATAAAAAAGTTAATATTTTAAGTCATAATAATCCAGATTTAATTAGTGAAATAAACATTTTAAGAGAAATATTTATAATCGATAAGAAAGAAGTAAAGTAA